One Methylomonas sp. LL1 DNA window includes the following coding sequences:
- a CDS encoding peptidoglycan DD-metalloendopeptidase family protein: MLISLLLISSTVAAKKLYKYQDQQGRWYFSDKPPATEQKVEVRQLKPAANQRVWLEQSGAKENPGFDAINQYPGPVEISVDWGEHDGVTATPPLPQRFLLEPGRSKNLFTVKAVDQTVSRRFTLQFRYMIGRPLPDYVSTTAYLPPVAPGGRFLVTQAFEGDFSHTDVQNRYAVDIMMPTGTPIHAARGGIVLKVENDFFSGGTEQAFADKANSIHILHEDGSMAVYAHLALEKALVHPGLQVQAGELIAYSGNTGFSSGPHLHFAVQVNRGMELASVPFEFIDADDNTFVPRQGRWLLGINAPP; encoded by the coding sequence TTGCTGATTTCGCTGCTGCTGATCAGTTCGACGGTCGCGGCGAAAAAGCTTTATAAGTACCAGGATCAGCAAGGCCGCTGGTACTTTAGCGACAAACCGCCGGCGACCGAACAAAAGGTCGAAGTGCGGCAACTAAAGCCGGCGGCCAATCAGCGAGTCTGGCTAGAGCAATCCGGCGCTAAAGAAAATCCTGGCTTTGATGCGATCAACCAATATCCGGGGCCGGTTGAAATCTCGGTCGATTGGGGCGAGCACGACGGCGTAACGGCTACCCCGCCATTGCCGCAACGTTTCCTGTTGGAGCCGGGCCGCTCCAAAAATCTTTTTACGGTAAAGGCCGTGGACCAGACCGTGTCCAGGCGATTTACCTTGCAATTCCGCTATATGATAGGCCGGCCGTTACCGGATTATGTCAGCACCACGGCTTATCTTCCGCCGGTGGCGCCCGGCGGCCGCTTTCTGGTTACCCAAGCTTTCGAGGGTGATTTTAGCCACACCGATGTTCAAAATCGTTATGCCGTCGACATCATGATGCCGACCGGTACTCCAATACATGCCGCGCGCGGAGGGATAGTGCTGAAAGTGGAAAATGATTTTTTCTCCGGCGGCACCGAGCAAGCTTTTGCCGACAAGGCAAACAGCATTCATATTCTGCACGAGGATGGTTCGATGGCGGTTTACGCGCATCTGGCCTTGGAAAAAGCCTTGGTTCATCCCGGACTGCAGGTGCAAGCCGGCGAGTTGATCGCTTATTCCGGCAATACCGGCTTTAGCAGCGGACCGCATTTGCATTTTGCGGTACAAGTCAATCGAGGCATGGAGTTAGCGTCGGTGCCGTTTGAATTTATCGATGCGGACGATAATACATTTGTTCCGCGGCAAGGGCGTTGGTTGCTCGGCATCAATGCGCCACCTTGA
- the bamE gene encoding outer membrane protein assembly factor BamE domain-containing protein: MKKLFLKRSAQAARLTALLLMGGLASTQLTGCFTVGQEFAGSRVPEIKIGQTTKQEITEIFGRPWRTGMEDGKTTWTYGIYKYSVFGADDTQDLLIRFDPQGIVRSYTFSSTRK, encoded by the coding sequence ATGAAAAAACTGTTTCTTAAACGTAGCGCTCAAGCGGCCAGATTAACTGCGTTGCTGTTAATGGGGGGACTGGCTTCGACTCAGTTGACGGGCTGTTTTACCGTGGGCCAGGAGTTCGCCGGATCGCGCGTGCCGGAAATTAAAATCGGTCAAACCACCAAGCAGGAAATCACCGAAATTTTCGGCAGGCCCTGGCGCACCGGCATGGAAGACGGCAAGACCACCTGGACTTACGGCATTTATAAATATTCGGTGTTCGGTGCCGACGATACCCAGGATTTGCTGATTCGTTTTGACCCGCAAGGCATCGTCCGCTCCTATACCTTTAGCTCGACTCGTAAATAA
- a CDS encoding protein adenylyltransferase SelO has product MPTQSNISNLDTLQFDNRFVRELPGDPEPDNYRRQVYQACYSLVRPKTVKQPRLLAYSAEMAQQLGISSEACESEDFCQVFAGNRLAEGMQAYASCYGGHQFGHWAGQLGDGRAINLGEVVDHRNQHWTLQLKGAGPTPYSRSADGLAVLRSSIREFLCSEAMHHLGVPTTRALSVILTGEQVVRDMFYDGNPQLEPGAVVCRVAPSFTRFGNFQLFTARDDLDSLKTLVEFTIRADFPHLGEPSKAVYLQWFEEVCRLTAQMIAHWQRVGFVHGVMNTDNMSILGLTIDYGPYGWLENYDPNWTPNTTDAQGRRYRFGNQPKIAYWNLVQLANALYPLIQKAEPLQQALNVYTSTFEQTWRSMMADKLGLLAFDPVNDEALVADLASLLQASETDMTLFYRGLADIAMDSIEADFYSLLEGTSYGSVNSETQQLAGLWFKSYKARLQRDNRPQPERIQAMNAANPLYVLRNYLAQQAIDLAEQEDYSMVRELLEVLRHPYTQQAGKERFAEKRPDWAKQRAGCSMLSCSS; this is encoded by the coding sequence ATGCCGACTCAATCTAACATCAGTAATCTCGATACGCTCCAGTTTGATAATCGCTTCGTCCGTGAATTGCCGGGCGATCCGGAACCGGACAATTACCGTCGCCAGGTTTACCAGGCCTGTTACTCGCTGGTGCGGCCAAAAACCGTCAAACAGCCGCGCTTGTTGGCTTATTCGGCGGAAATGGCCCAACAACTGGGTATATCCTCTGAAGCCTGCGAATCGGAAGATTTTTGCCAGGTGTTTGCCGGCAATCGTCTGGCCGAGGGCATGCAAGCCTATGCCAGTTGTTACGGTGGTCATCAATTCGGACATTGGGCCGGGCAACTCGGAGATGGTCGGGCCATCAATCTGGGTGAAGTCGTTGATCATCGGAATCAGCACTGGACCCTGCAACTGAAAGGGGCCGGACCGACACCCTATTCGCGCAGCGCCGACGGCTTGGCCGTATTGCGTTCGTCGATACGCGAATTCCTATGCAGCGAAGCCATGCATCATCTGGGCGTGCCAACTACCCGCGCCTTGAGCGTAATCCTGACCGGCGAACAGGTAGTTCGCGATATGTTTTACGACGGCAATCCGCAACTGGAACCTGGCGCCGTGGTGTGCAGGGTGGCGCCATCGTTTACTCGTTTCGGCAACTTCCAGCTCTTTACCGCTCGTGACGATTTGGACAGTTTGAAAACACTGGTCGAATTCACGATACGCGCCGATTTTCCGCATTTGGGCGAACCTTCCAAGGCCGTCTACTTGCAATGGTTCGAGGAAGTCTGCCGCTTGACCGCTCAAATGATAGCTCACTGGCAACGGGTGGGTTTTGTGCATGGGGTGATGAATACCGATAACATGTCGATACTAGGTCTGACCATCGACTACGGTCCCTATGGCTGGCTGGAAAATTACGACCCGAACTGGACTCCCAATACCACTGATGCCCAAGGCCGCCGTTACCGCTTCGGCAATCAGCCCAAGATTGCCTATTGGAATCTGGTGCAACTGGCCAATGCGCTTTATCCCCTGATTCAAAAAGCCGAGCCTTTGCAACAAGCCTTGAATGTCTATACCTCGACCTTCGAACAAACCTGGCGGAGCATGATGGCCGACAAATTGGGATTGCTGGCCTTCGACCCGGTCAACGACGAAGCCTTGGTGGCCGACTTGGCTTCATTGTTGCAGGCTTCGGAAACCGATATGACACTGTTTTATCGCGGCTTGGCCGATATTGCCATGGACTCGATCGAAGCGGATTTTTACAGCTTGCTGGAAGGCACCAGTTATGGATCGGTAAATTCGGAAACTCAACAGCTGGCCGGATTGTGGTTCAAGAGCTATAAAGCTCGTCTCCAACGCGACAATAGGCCGCAACCCGAGCGGATTCAAGCCATGAATGCGGCCAATCCGCTCTATGTTTTACGCAACTATCTGGCGCAGCAAGCCATCGATTTAGCCGAGCAGGAAGACTACAGCATGGTGCGGGAATTGTTGGAGGTTTTACGCCATCCTTACACCCAGCAAGCCGGCAAGGAACGCTTTGCCGAAAAGCGACCGGACTGGGCCAAGCAGCGGGCGGGTTGCTCGATGTTATCCTGTAGTTCTTGA